One Solanum lycopersicum chromosome 2, SLM_r2.1 genomic region harbors:
- the LOC101267459 gene encoding uncharacterized protein produces the protein MLVEIDWSRRLGDDLWAYQTEYKTPIGMSPYTHVNRKACNLPVELEHKAMWAIKKLKIDWNEAVVQRLNGFIKVDESRRRVYESSAIYKEKMDNYHDQNIEKRESAVGDLVLLFNSRMRLFPGKLKSKLTGPFLITKAFPHVEVKFGNKDSARFTVNGQIIKTYLGHLESVHEVVEVYLLDEV, from the coding sequence atgctagtagaaattgattggtcaaggaggcttggtGATGATCTTTGGGCTTACCAAACTGAATACAAGAcccccataggtatgtctccatacacACATGTCAACAGGAAGGCTTGTAACTTGCCAGTTGAGTTAGAGCACAAGGCCATGTGGGCGATAAAGAAACTGAAGATTGATTGGAATGAAGCAGTGGTACAGAGACTTAACGGGTTTATTAAGGTTGATGAGTCTCGCCGAAGAGTATATGAAAGTTCAGCCATCTACAAAGAGAAGATGGATAATTACCATGACCAAAATATTGAGAAGCGCGAATCTGCGGTTGGGGACTTGGTGCTTCTATTTAACTCTAGGATGCGCTTGTTTCctggcaaactcaagtccaaattaACTGGGCCATTCTTAATAACTAAAGCGTTCCCACATGTAGAGGTTAAGTTTGGGAACAAAGATAGTGCAAGGTTTACGGTTAATGGGCAAATAATCAAGACATATCTAGGGCATTTAGAGAGTGTCCATGAAGTGGTTGAAGTATATCTCTTAGATGAAGTTTGA